The sequence GACGTGGCGCCGGAGGCTCGGAGGCCCGTGCCCGGGCCGCGCCCGCGGCCGGCGCGACCCGTCAGGGACCTCGGTGGCAACGACCGCCCGCGGGCCTCGGCAGCAACGACGACCCACCGGAACCCCCACGGCAACGACGACCCGCGCCACCGGCCCGCGGCAGCCCGCCCGGTCCCGTCGGGCGGCCCGCGCCGGCTCGGACGTCTGGTGATGTGGGGCCGGGATCAGCTGCCCCGGCGGTGCTCGAAGATCAGGTATGTCTCGGTGCCCGCGACCAGCCGTGTCCCGCTGAGCCGTTCGGTGATCACCGAGCGCAGGTCGTCGACGTCGGCGGCCGCGACATGCAGGAGGAAGTCGTAGTCGCCGGAGATGAAATACACGTCGCGCACCGCTGGGATGCCGGCCAGGGATTCGGCGAACTTGCCGATCGCGTCGCGCGCGTCGGAACGGATCCGGACCGCGATCATCGCCTGGATGGGGCGGCCCATCCAGGCCGGGTCGACGTCGGCGTGGAAGCCGCGGATCGCGCCGATCTCGCGCAGCCGGCGGATCCGGGTGAGGCACGTGGACGGGGCGATGCCGACCCGCTCGGCGAGCGCGTTGTTCGGCAGGCGGCCGTCGGCGCGCAGCAGGCTCAGCAGTTCGAGATCGATGTGATCGAGACCTCGAACATCCTTCGGCAAGTCGCTCATCACACGCCGCTGCTTCGAACGATGTGCGGGCCCCATGTTACGAACAGAATCTTCTTCGCCCGACTTGCCGGTTCACTGCACATCGTTTCACTCTAACCGCATCCGCGTCATCCGAGGCGCCGGGCGAAAGGAACATCCCCATGCACATCGGCGTGCCGAAAGAGGTCAAGAACCACGAGTACCGGGTGGCGATCACGCCCGCGGGCGTGGTGGAGGCCAGGCGCCACGGGCACGAGGTGATCGTGCAGGCCGGCGCCGGGGCGGGCTCGGCGATCACCGATGAGGACTACCTGGCGGCCGGCGCCCGGATCCTGCCGGACGCCGACTCGGTCTGGGACGCGGCGGACATGATCCTCAAGGTCAAGGAGCCGATCGCCGAGGAGTACCACCGGCTGCGCGCCGGCCAGATCCTCTTCACCTACCTGCACCTGGCCGCCGACCGGGCGGGCACCGAGGCTCTGCTGAACAGCGGGACCACCGCCATCGCGTACGAGACGGTCCAGCTGCCGGACGGCTCCCTGCCGCTGCTGGCACCGATGTCCGAGGTGGCCGGACGGCTCGCCCCGCAGGTCGGCGCGTTCAGCCTGATGCGCAACAGCGGCGGGCGCGGTGTCCTGCCGGGCGGGGTGCCCGGGGTGGCGCCCGCGAAGATCACCGTGATCGGCGGCGGTGTCTCCGGCGCGAACGCCGCGACCATCGCGCTGGGCCTGGGCGCCGACGTGACCGTGCTCGACCTGAGCATCCCGCGGCTGCGGCAGCTCGACGCCCAGTTCGGCGGCCGGGTCCGGACGCTGGTCTCCAGCCAGTACGCCATCGAGCAGTCGGTGATCGAGGCGGACATGGTGATCGGCGCGGTGCTGGTGCCCGGCGCGAAGGCGCCCACCCTGGTCGGCAACGACCTGGTGAAGCGGATGAAGCCGGGATCGGTGCTGGTGGACATCGCGATCGACCAGGGCGGCTGCTTCGAGGACTCGCGCCCGACCACCCACGAGGACCCGGTCTACCGGGTGCACGAGTCGGTCTTCTACTGCGTGGCGAACATGCCCGGGGCGGTGCCGAACACCTCGACGTACGCCCTGACCAACGCCACCCTGCCGTACGTCCTGCGGCTGGCCGACTCGGGCTGGAAGGAGGCGCTGCGGGCCGACCGGGCGCTGGCCCTGGGCCTCAACACGCACGCCGGTCTCCTCACCAACGACCTCGTCGGCTCCGCGCTCGGCCTCCCCACCGAGAGCGTCGACTCGGTCCTCGCGGCCTGAGCCGGCCCCCCGCGCGCCCTCCGTCGCCGCACCCGCGGCGGAGGGCGCGCCCCTTCTCGCCGGATGTGAAGCCCGGCAGGCGCGACCCCACGCGACGGAGAACGAAGCAGAGCCCGGCAAACGCGACCCCACCCGACACAGACCGAAGCACAGCCCGACAGGCGCGACCCCACCCGACACAGACCGAAGCAGAGCCCGGCAAACGCGAAGCCCGGGAAACCCGGCCCCACGCGCAGCGGGCGCCTTCCCGGGTCAGACCGGCCGGCGCGAATGTCACATCGATGCCATGCGGCCGCGCCGGTCATCGTGACCGGCGCGGCCGCGGCGCGTATCAGAAGGCCGGCAGGACCGAGCCCTGGTACTTGTCGGTGATGAACTTCTTGACCTCGGCGGAGTGCAGCAGCTTCTCCAGCTTGACGACCCGCGGGTCGTTCTCGTCACCGGTGCGGACGACGACCAGGTTCGCGTACGGGTTGTCGTCCGCGGTCTCCAGCGCCAGCGCGTCGGTGGCCGGCTTCAGGCCGGTCTCGATCGCGTAGTTGCCGTTGATCACCGAGAGCGCGGTGTCCTCGAGGCTGCGCGGCAGCTGGGCCGCCTCCAGCGACTTGAACTCCAGGTTCTTCGGGTTGCTGGCGATGTCCTTCTGGGTCGCCTTGACGCCGACGCCCTCCTTGAGGGTGATCAGGCCGTTCTTGGCGAGCAGGTTGAGCGCCCGGCCCGAGTTGGACGGGTCGTTCGGGATGGCCACGACGCCGCCGGACGGCACCTCGGCCAGGCTCTTGACCTTCTTGGAGTACACGCCGAGCGGCTCGATGTGCACCGGCTTGAGCGCGGTGAACTTGTAGCCCTTCGACGCGACCTCCTCCTCCAGGTACGGAATGTGCTGGAAGTAGTTGGCGTCGAGCTGCTTCTCCTTGAGGGCGACGTTCGGCTGGACGTAGTCGTTGAAGCTGACGATGTCCAGCTTCAGGCCCTCCTTGGCGGCCAGGTTGTCCTTCACGTACTGAAGGATCTCGGCGTGCGGGACCGGGCTGACGCCCACCTTGAGGGTGTCCGACTTCGCGTCACCGGAGTCGTCGGAGGAGCCGCACGCGGCCAGCCCCAGTACGAGGGAGGCGGCGGCCAGGGCGGCGGCGAGGGAACGGCGGCGCATGATCGAAAGGAGCCTTTCTGGTTTATCGGTGGGAGAGCCGGCGGGCGAGGAGATCGCCCACCATCTGGATGAGCTGGACGAAGACCACCAGTACCACGACCGTCGCGATCATGACCTTGCCCTCGAACCGGTTGTAGCCGTAGTCGATCGCGAGGGCGCCGAGGCCGCCGCCGCCGACCGAGCCGGCCATCGCGGAGTACCCGGTGATGGCGATGATCGTGATGGTGAAGCCGGAGATCAGGCCGGGCAGGCCCTCGCGGAGCAGCACCTTGCCGACGATGGTGCCGCGGCCGGCGCCCATCGCGGTGGCCGCGGCGACCACGTCCGCGGGCACCTCGTGCAGCGCGGTCTCCACGATCCGGGCGAAGAACGGGATGGCGCCGACGATCAGCGGAACGATCGCCGCGTCCGTGCCGATGCTGGTGCCGACCACCAGCCGGGTGAACGGGGTGATCGACACCATCAGGATCAGGAACGGGATCGAGCGGCCGAGGTTGACGATCATCCCGAGCAGCGCGTTCAGCGGCGGCGCCGGCAGCAGGCCGCCGCGCTCGGTCAGCACGAACAGCACGCCGATCAGCAGGCCGCCGATCGCGGTGAACAGCGAGGCGACGCCGACCATCCAGGCGGTCTCCTCCGACGCCGGGCCGAGCAGCTCGAACACTTCGGACCAGGTCACGACGCCACCCCCACACCCGCGCCGCGGCTGCGCAGGAACTCCAGGGCCGCGCTGTTCTCGTCCGGCCCGCCGGGCAGCGCGAGCCGCCAGCGTCCGGCCCGGGTGGCGGCCAGCGTCTCCACCGCGCCGCCGAGGATGCGCACGTCGGTGTCGAAGCGGCGGGCCAGTTCGGCGATGAGCGGGGCGTCCGCGTCGGCGCCGCTGACCGTGACGTCGACGACCGTCGCGCCGGGCAGCTCGGTCGGGCCCTCCAGCGGGAACAGGTCGCGGGCCAGCTCCGACCCGGGCCGCTGGAGCAGGTCGCCGACCGCGCCGGACTCGACGAACCGGCCGTCGCGCATGATCGCGGCGGACGTGCAGATCCGCTTCACCACGGCCATCTCGTGGGTGATCAGCAGGATGGTCAGGCCGAGACGCCGGTTGAGGTCGAGCAGCAGGCGCAGGATCGAGTCGGTGGTCTCCGGGTCGAGCGCCGAGGTGGCCTCGTCGGAGAGCAGCACCTGGGGGCGGGCGGCGAGCGCCCGGGCGATGCCGACCCGCTGCTTCTGGCCGCCGGAGAGCTGCGCCGGGTACGCGTCCGCCCGGTCGGCGAGCCCGACGAGTTCGAGCAGCTCGGCGACCCGGGCCCGGCGCTCGGCGCGCGGCACCCCGGTCACCTCCAGGGCGAACGCCACGTTCCCGGCCACGGTGCGCGAGGACAGCAGCGCGAAGTGCTGATGGATCATCCCGATCCGGTGCCGGGCCAGGCGCAGCTCGCGGCGACGCAGCCGGGTCAGCTCGACCCCGCCCACGGTGACCGTGCCGGCGTCGGGTCGTTCCAGCATGTTGACGCAGCGCAGCAGCGTGCTCTTGCCCGCGCCGCTGCGCCCGAGGACGCCGTAGACCTCGCCCTCGCCGACGCTCAGGTCGACTCCGTCGACCGCGGCCACGGACCGTTGTCGGGAGCGGTACGTCTTACGAAGACCGCTAATCTCAATCACGTAAACACCCTGGTCAGCCTGTGTGATCCGGATCGCAAAACCTACTCAGCTGATGGGTTTTGCCGCGTGGCCTACGCTAGCCTCCACACTGCCGCGAAGCCACTCGATGTAACGTCCCTCACTTGGTACGTCACTTTCCGGTAACACCGGGGCTGCCGAGCACCCCACCCGGCCCGCCCGGGCCGGGTGGGGTGCCGCCGGCTCAGCCGGCGGAGTTGCGCAGGGCGCGCTCGGTCTCGTTCGGCGCCGAGTCGGGGATCTCCGGCGTACGCCGGGTCTCGGCGAGCTCGACCATGTCGTCCGGGTGGATGCGGGGCGGCAACACGCCGAACCGCTCGCTCCGGTCCCGCCGGGCGTCGGCGTCGGCCGGTCGCGGGTCGTCAGTCATGCGCCGATCGTCTCACCGGCGCGCCTCGTGCACCAGGATGGCGACCTGCACCCGGTTGGCGCAGTCCAGTTTCTCCAGCAGCCGCGACACGTACGCCTTCACGGTCGGCACGCTGATGTGCAGCCCGGCGGAGATCTCGGCGTTCGAGCTGCCGGTGGCCACCGCCTCGGCGACCTCGCGTTCCCGCTCGCTGAGCCGCCGCAGCCGGGCGCGCGCCCGCTCGGCCCGCTCGTCCGCGGCGGCCGGCGCCCGGTCCCGGCCGACCGCGTGGCCGATCAGCCGGGGCAGCACCGACGGCGCCAGGATCGACTCACCGGCCGCCGCCCGGCGCACCGCGTCCAGAATCGCCTCCGGCGCGATGTCCTTGAGCAGGAAGCCGTTCGCGCCCAGCCGCAGGGCCCCGAGCAGGTGCTCGTCGGTGTCGAAAGTGGTCAGCACGATCACCGCCGGGTCCGGTCCGGCCCGCCGGATCTCGCCGGTCGCGGCGAGCCCGTCCATCCGCGGCATCCGGATGTCCATCAGCACCACGTCCGGGCGCAGCCGGCGGACCAGCTCGACGGCTTCCGCGCCGTCCCCCGCCTCGCCGACCAGCCGCAGGTCCGCTCCCGCGCCCAGCACCAGCGACAGGCCCACCCGGACCAGTGGGTCGTCGTCAACGATCAGTACCCGGATCACACCGGCCACGGTAGCCACGCCTCCAGCCGGAAGGTGAGGGCGCCGTCCGGGGCACGGTGCACGCCGTGCCGTAAGCGGCCGCCGAGCAGGTCGACCCGCTCGGTGAGACCGAGGAGGCCGGCGCCGGCGCCCGGTGGGGCCGGGGCCGGACGGGCCGGGACCGGATTGGCGATCAGCACGTGCAGCTCGCCGTCCCCGGCGCGGGACAGCTCGACGCGCACGGTCGTACCCGGAGCGTGTTTGCCCGCGTTGGTCAAGCCCTCCTGGACCAGGCGGTAGACGGTGCGGCCGAGGGCGGCGCCGGGCGGGGCCCCGGCCAGCCGGTTGTCGAAGTCCACCGGCACACCGGCCGCCCGCGCGTCGGTGACCAGGTCGTCCAGCTGCTCCGGACCGGGCTGCGGGCGCAGCCCGTCGCCCGGCTCGCGCGGCCCGGCACGCAGCACGCCGAGAATCTCCCGCAGGTCCTCCAGGGCCTGGTGCGCGCTGTCGCGGATGGTCGTCGCCGCCTCGGCCACCTCCTGCGGGGTCAGGTCGGGCCGAATCTGCAGCGCGCCGGCGTGCAGGCTGACCATGGAGATCCGGTGCGCGAGCGCGTCGTGCATCTCCCGGGCGATCCGCTCGCGTTCCAGCGCGCGCAGCCGCTCGGCGCGGACCCGGGCCTCCTCCTCGGCTCGCGTGGCCCGTTCCCGCAGGACCTCGATCAGGTCCCGGCGGGCGCGCATGGCGACCGCGACGGCCACGGTCGCGGTGAGGAACGCGAGGGTGAACACGAACTCGGCGGCCGGCGGCAGCTGCGGATCCGGGCGCAGCAGGCTGTAGGCCACCCCGGCCAGCAGATTCAGCGCGAGCAGCACCCCGATCACCGGGCCGCGCCGCCGGGTGATCACCGTGTAGAGGGCGATCAGCGCGGCCACGCCGGCGAAGTCGGTCACCGCGGTGATGGGCGCGAGCACGGCGGCCACGGCGACCGGATGCCGGCGCCGCCACCACAGCATGGTCGAGGCCGCGAAGGCGAGCAGCAGGCTGAAGAACGTCGCGTCTCCGGCGATCCGGCCGCCCGCCTCGGCGTCCGCCGCGATGACCAGCGCGCAGAATGCCGCCGCCAGGATCGCGACCACGTCGAAGACCCGCGCGGCGGCCCGCTCGGTCCGGATCACTGCTGCACCAGCCGGCGCCAGTGTTGCCTGTCGCCCTCGTCGCGGACCGAGTAACCCAGCTTCTCCAGGGTGGCGCGCAGCTCGCCGGCCTCCTCGGTGGCTCTCTTGCGCAGCGCGACGGCGCGGGCGGCGAACACCGCGGCGATCTCGGGCGGCAGCTCGTCGACGCCGGTCCACGGGCGGTAGAGGTCCGCGTACGGGTCGGTGTCGCTCCACGGATACCCGAACTCGCGGAAGGTCCGGGCCAGCACGCCCCACCGGGCCCGCGGCACGCACCGGGCCGCCTGGCGCGACTGCCGGTCGAGTACGACAAGGCTCTCGCCGTCGGGGTGCACGGCCGCGATATCGGCCCGCGGCAGCACCCGCCCGCCGAGGCGCACCTGCTCGCGGGTGACCGTGATGTGCGCCAGGTGCTCGTGCAGCGCCGCGGCCGCGAACATCCCGGCCGCGACCAGGAGCGCCCCGAGCACGGCGAGCTCCCCCCACGCGTCGACCCGGCCGAGCGCCACGAGGACCGGCCGGAACGGCAGCGGGGCGGGCAGCCGCAGCACCCACCGGGCGGCCACCGGCACACTCACGGTCAGCAGCAGGCCCAGCGCCGCCGGGCCGAAGGTGATCAGTATGCGGTCCGGCGGCGAGAACCCGAGTTCGGCGGTGTCCCTGGTCATGCCCCGACGCTAAGGCGCGCGGCGATCCGCGAACCAGTCGGCGAAAGTCGGTCGGGACTAACTTTGGTCTCACGCGGCGGCGCCCGCCCGACTGGGCCACCGCGACGGCCGACCACCAGAGCCTGCTCAGTCCCCGGTGACCGGGACGGCGAGCGCGATGGTCAGGGCGAGCACCCAGCCCGGGTCCTTGAGCTTCTCGCCGTACAGCTCGCGCAGCCGGGCCATCCGGTAGCGGACCGTCTGCGGGTGCACGAACAGCTCCGCCGCCACGTCCTCGCGCCGCCCCTGGTGCACCAGCCAGCTGCGCAGCGTCTCGACCAGCTTGGCCGCCGCCGTCCCGCGCTCGCCGGCCAGCGGGGCGAGCGCCCGCTCGCGCAGGTCGGCCAGCGCCTCCGGATCGGCCGAGACGACCAGCTCGGTCAGGTGGTCCTCGGTGTCCACGACCGCGCCGCCGGCCGGGGTGTGCAGCCGGTGCACCCGGATCGCCCGATCCACCGAGCCCTGCGCCAGCAGCCACGGCCGGGCCGGGCCGATCACCGCGTTGTGCCCGGTCAGCAGCCGGGTCAGGTGCGCCCGGGAGGCGCCCTGCGGGTCCGGCACCAGCAGCACCGCCATGCCCGGCAGGTCGGGCAGCGCCCCGGCGAGCGGCAGCGTACGCGGGTCGAGCAGATCGATCAGCCCGCGCGCCGCCCGCTCCGGGAGCAGGACCGCGGTGAGCGTCTGCGGCGGGGTCCAGTCGGCGCGCTCGGCGGCCGCCTGCAGCACGTGCGCCGGCTCCCCGGCGACCAGGGCCTGGGCGAGCTGCTGCAGGTGGCGCAGCCGGATGCGCCCGGAGGTGGCCAGCTCGTCGGCGTGCCCGGCGACGCTCGCCGCGGACAGCTCGTCGATGTAGGCGAACACCAGCTCGGCGAAGTCCGCGATGGTCCCGGCCGGCTGCCCGGTGCCCACGCTGATCGCGGCCAGCTCCCGCCAGGCCACCCGGGCGCCCACCCGGTACGCCGCGAGCAGCGCGTCCAGGCTGCGGCCGGAGCGTGCCTCACCGCGCCCCAGCGCGTACGCCGCCTCCAGCGCGGCCGCCAGCGGAGTGCCCGGGTCGGTGCCGGGCCGGGACACCAGATTGAGGAACGTCCCGAGCGCCGCCTGCACCGCCCGCTCGATCTTGTGCCCGAGCTCCCCGGCGAACGGCTCCGCGTACGCCGGCACCTCCATCGTGATCGCGGCGATGGTCTGCACGGCGACCTCGGGCAGCCCCCGGCGCAGCGGATCGACGACCTCGGCGGGTAAACGGTAGGACCGTACGTCACGCAGCGGTTCGAGCACACTTACCCCTCTTCTCGGACTGGTTATCACTCCCGTCGAACAATTATGGCCCTTCCGATTCACTTCTCCCGGTCATGCTTTCGCCCGTCCGGCACGCCAGGCTTGGTCAGGTGGCTGTTACACGGACATTGCGCAACGGCGCGTGGCGGATCGTCGAGTTGATCACTACTCCGGTGGTGCCGACCGACTACCTCGACGTGATCGCCCCGCTGCGCAACCCCGACGTCCTGCGCGCCCGGATCGAGGCGGTCCGGCCGGAGACCGCGAACGCGGTCACCCTGCGCCTGCGGCCCGGCCGGGGCTGGCAACCGCACCAGCCCGGCCAGTACGTCCGGCTCGGTGTGGACGTCGACGGCATCCGGTTGTGGCGCGCGTACTCGATCAGCAGCGCCGCCGGGCATCCGTCCGGGCACATCAGCGTGACCGTCAACGCCGTGCCCGGCGGGGTGGTCAGCTCGTACCTGATGAAACACGCCCGCCGCGGCATGATCGTGAACCTCGACCTGCCCGCCGGCGATTTCGTCCTGCCGCGTGAGCGGCCGGCGAAGAGCCTGTTCGTCACCGCGGGCAGCGGCATCACCCCGGTGATGGGCATCCTGCGCAGCAGCGTGCACGAGCTGTCCGACGTGGTCGTCGTGCACTCCGCCCGCACCAGCGAGGACGTGGTCTTCGGCGCCGACCTGCGGGCGCTGGCCGCGCAGGGCCGCATCCGGCTGATCGAGCGGCACAC is a genomic window of Actinoplanes teichomyceticus ATCC 31121 containing:
- a CDS encoding Lrp/AsnC family transcriptional regulator; translation: MSDLPKDVRGLDHIDLELLSLLRADGRLPNNALAERVGIAPSTCLTRIRRLREIGAIRGFHADVDPAWMGRPIQAMIAVRIRSDARDAIGKFAESLAGIPAVRDVYFISGDYDFLLHVAAADVDDLRSVITERLSGTRLVAGTETYLIFEHRRGS
- the ald gene encoding alanine dehydrogenase — its product is MHIGVPKEVKNHEYRVAITPAGVVEARRHGHEVIVQAGAGAGSAITDEDYLAAGARILPDADSVWDAADMILKVKEPIAEEYHRLRAGQILFTYLHLAADRAGTEALLNSGTTAIAYETVQLPDGSLPLLAPMSEVAGRLAPQVGAFSLMRNSGGRGVLPGGVPGVAPAKITVIGGGVSGANAATIALGLGADVTVLDLSIPRLRQLDAQFGGRVRTLVSSQYAIEQSVIEADMVIGAVLVPGAKAPTLVGNDLVKRMKPGSVLVDIAIDQGGCFEDSRPTTHEDPVYRVHESVFYCVANMPGAVPNTSTYALTNATLPYVLRLADSGWKEALRADRALALGLNTHAGLLTNDLVGSALGLPTESVDSVLAA
- a CDS encoding MetQ/NlpA family ABC transporter substrate-binding protein — translated: MRRRSLAAALAAASLVLGLAACGSSDDSGDAKSDTLKVGVSPVPHAEILQYVKDNLAAKEGLKLDIVSFNDYVQPNVALKEKQLDANYFQHIPYLEEEVASKGYKFTALKPVHIEPLGVYSKKVKSLAEVPSGGVVAIPNDPSNSGRALNLLAKNGLITLKEGVGVKATQKDIASNPKNLEFKSLEAAQLPRSLEDTALSVINGNYAIETGLKPATDALALETADDNPYANLVVVRTGDENDPRVVKLEKLLHSAEVKKFITDKYQGSVLPAF
- a CDS encoding methionine ABC transporter permease, with amino-acid sequence MTWSEVFELLGPASEETAWMVGVASLFTAIGGLLIGVLFVLTERGGLLPAPPLNALLGMIVNLGRSIPFLILMVSITPFTRLVVGTSIGTDAAIVPLIVGAIPFFARIVETALHEVPADVVAAATAMGAGRGTIVGKVLLREGLPGLISGFTITIIAITGYSAMAGSVGGGGLGALAIDYGYNRFEGKVMIATVVVLVVFVQLIQMVGDLLARRLSHR
- a CDS encoding methionine ABC transporter ATP-binding protein; the protein is MIEISGLRKTYRSRQRSVAAVDGVDLSVGEGEVYGVLGRSGAGKSTLLRCVNMLERPDAGTVTVGGVELTRLRRRELRLARHRIGMIHQHFALLSSRTVAGNVAFALEVTGVPRAERRARVAELLELVGLADRADAYPAQLSGGQKQRVGIARALAARPQVLLSDEATSALDPETTDSILRLLLDLNRRLGLTILLITHEMAVVKRICTSAAIMRDGRFVESGAVGDLLQRPGSELARDLFPLEGPTELPGATVVDVTVSGADADAPLIAELARRFDTDVRILGGAVETLAATRAGRWRLALPGGPDENSAALEFLRSRGAGVGVAS
- a CDS encoding response regulator transcription factor; the encoded protein is MAGVIRVLIVDDDPLVRVGLSLVLGAGADLRLVGEAGDGAEAVELVRRLRPDVVLMDIRMPRMDGLAATGEIRRAGPDPAVIVLTTFDTDEHLLGALRLGANGFLLKDIAPEAILDAVRRAAAGESILAPSVLPRLIGHAVGRDRAPAAADERAERARARLRRLSEREREVAEAVATGSSNAEISAGLHISVPTVKAYVSRLLEKLDCANRVQVAILVHEARR
- a CDS encoding sensor histidine kinase, whose amino-acid sequence is MIRTERAAARVFDVVAILAAAFCALVIAADAEAGGRIAGDATFFSLLLAFAASTMLWWRRRHPVAVAAVLAPITAVTDFAGVAALIALYTVITRRRGPVIGVLLALNLLAGVAYSLLRPDPQLPPAAEFVFTLAFLTATVAVAVAMRARRDLIEVLRERATRAEEEARVRAERLRALERERIAREMHDALAHRISMVSLHAGALQIRPDLTPQEVAEAATTIRDSAHQALEDLREILGVLRAGPREPGDGLRPQPGPEQLDDLVTDARAAGVPVDFDNRLAGAPPGAALGRTVYRLVQEGLTNAGKHAPGTTVRVELSRAGDGELHVLIANPVPARPAPAPPGAGAGLLGLTERVDLLGGRLRHGVHRAPDGALTFRLEAWLPWPV
- a CDS encoding YqeB family protein, whose translation is MTRDTAELGFSPPDRILITFGPAALGLLLTVSVPVAARWVLRLPAPLPFRPVLVALGRVDAWGELAVLGALLVAAGMFAAAALHEHLAHITVTREQVRLGGRVLPRADIAAVHPDGESLVVLDRQSRQAARCVPRARWGVLARTFREFGYPWSDTDPYADLYRPWTGVDELPPEIAAVFAARAVALRKRATEEAGELRATLEKLGYSVRDEGDRQHWRRLVQQ
- a CDS encoding helix-turn-helix domain-containing protein — translated: MLEPLRDVRSYRLPAEVVDPLRRGLPEVAVQTIAAITMEVPAYAEPFAGELGHKIERAVQAALGTFLNLVSRPGTDPGTPLAAALEAAYALGRGEARSGRSLDALLAAYRVGARVAWRELAAISVGTGQPAGTIADFAELVFAYIDELSAASVAGHADELATSGRIRLRHLQQLAQALVAGEPAHVLQAAAERADWTPPQTLTAVLLPERAARGLIDLLDPRTLPLAGALPDLPGMAVLLVPDPQGASRAHLTRLLTGHNAVIGPARPWLLAQGSVDRAIRVHRLHTPAGGAVVDTEDHLTELVVSADPEALADLRERALAPLAGERGTAAAKLVETLRSWLVHQGRREDVAAELFVHPQTVRYRMARLRELYGEKLKDPGWVLALTIALAVPVTGD
- a CDS encoding ferredoxin reductase, whose translation is MLSPVRHARLGQVAVTRTLRNGAWRIVELITTPVVPTDYLDVIAPLRNPDVLRARIEAVRPETANAVTLRLRPGRGWQPHQPGQYVRLGVDVDGIRLWRAYSISSAAGHPSGHISVTVNAVPGGVVSSYLMKHARRGMIVNLDLPAGDFVLPRERPAKSLFVTAGSGITPVMGILRSSVHELSDVVVVHSARTSEDVVFGADLRALAAQGRIRLIERHTRADGRLKPADLDELVPDLFERETWACGPGDLLDGLADHWAEADAGERLHVERFRPTVLIAGDGGTVTFERSGATVEAPGGVSILDAGEAAGQLMPSGCRMGICFKCVLPMREGIVRDMRDGQLTTAVEGDNVLVQTCVSAAAGPCRLDA